From Sporosarcina sp. Te-1, the proteins below share one genomic window:
- a CDS encoding GNAT family N-acetyltransferase — MDLVIRKLTTIEEVRLIKPLEEKVWQSDAVPLHQLYTAVQNGGLLIGAFHEERLIGFSYSFPGFQDGSVYLCSHMLGIDPDYRSQGIGRKLKERQLILAEQMGYELVVWTYDPLESRNAYLNLTKLHGICSTYLENWYGEMADGLNQGLPTDRFKVEWWIRSKRVQSAWMPDAVLFEQPCSISYTASGNPQIKEEIGQLCLGADGYEIPVPTDIQQMKKAEPALAYKWRMQLRTIFQQLFAAGYAAVGVRRTQQDKGIYYYQLVRRESLPL, encoded by the coding sequence ATGGATCTAGTCATTCGGAAACTAACCACAATTGAAGAGGTGCGTCTCATTAAACCACTGGAAGAGAAAGTATGGCAATCGGATGCCGTTCCGCTCCATCAATTGTATACCGCCGTTCAAAATGGCGGCTTGCTGATCGGTGCTTTTCATGAGGAACGGCTGATTGGATTTTCCTACAGTTTTCCAGGCTTTCAGGACGGGTCTGTCTATTTATGTTCCCACATGCTCGGGATTGATCCAGACTACCGTTCTCAAGGCATCGGCAGAAAGCTGAAGGAGAGGCAGCTCATTCTTGCGGAGCAGATGGGCTATGAATTGGTCGTCTGGACGTACGATCCGCTGGAAAGCCGCAATGCGTACTTGAATCTGACTAAGCTGCACGGGATCTGTTCCACCTATTTGGAAAATTGGTATGGGGAGATGGCAGACGGCTTGAATCAAGGCTTGCCGACGGACCGTTTCAAAGTGGAATGGTGGATTCGGAGCAAGCGGGTGCAGTCGGCTTGGATGCCAGATGCTGTCTTATTTGAGCAACCTTGCAGCATTTCCTATACGGCAAGCGGCAATCCGCAGATCAAGGAGGAGATAGGGCAGCTTTGCCTCGGTGCGGATGGATATGAAATCCCGGTTCCCACCGATATTCAACAAATGAAGAAGGCAGAGCCTGCGCTGGCGTACAAGTGGCGAATGCAGCTGCGCACTATTTTCCAGCAATTATTCGCTGCTGGCTATGCGGCTGTCGGTGTCAGGCGTACGCAACAAGATAAGGGCATCTACTATTACCAATTGGTTCGCCGAGAAAGCCTACCATTGTAA
- the menC gene encoding o-succinylbenzoate synthase, protein MDIREVIVRRMKMKMKHPFTTSFGTMQDKHFLLIEVKDGSGRSGWGESVAFDAPWYSEETVETNWHMIRDFLVPLLLEAELSHPDEASGLFSAIRKNNMAKAAVEGAVWDLYAKQYDMPLAKALGGDRQQIEVGISIGIQESIEKLTEVVQQHLREGYKRIKVKIKPGKEIEILAALRQSFPDVALMADANSAYTLADTALLKRLDDFGLMMIEQPLASDDIIDHALLQKELKTPICLDESIHSLEDARKAVELGSTKIINIKIGRVGGLTEARKIHDYCMEKGIPVWCGGMLEAGIGRAHNIALTSLPNFILPGDTAASARYWDKDIIQPEVVMEDGYITVPDGPGIGYEPDLESIDRFMTDMWTFRRGE, encoded by the coding sequence ATGGATATTCGGGAAGTTATCGTCCGGCGGATGAAAATGAAGATGAAACATCCGTTTACGACAAGTTTCGGTACAATGCAGGATAAGCATTTTTTATTGATTGAAGTAAAAGACGGATCTGGCCGCAGCGGATGGGGAGAATCTGTTGCATTCGATGCACCTTGGTATAGTGAGGAGACGGTGGAGACGAATTGGCATATGATTCGTGACTTTCTTGTACCGCTTTTACTGGAGGCCGAGCTTTCCCATCCTGATGAAGCGAGCGGACTATTTTCGGCGATCCGGAAAAACAATATGGCAAAAGCTGCTGTCGAGGGCGCTGTTTGGGATCTATACGCGAAGCAGTATGACATGCCATTAGCGAAGGCGTTAGGCGGCGATCGCCAGCAGATCGAGGTCGGCATCAGCATCGGCATACAGGAAAGCATTGAGAAGCTGACCGAAGTCGTTCAGCAGCATTTGCGGGAAGGCTATAAGCGCATCAAGGTGAAAATAAAACCCGGCAAGGAGATCGAGATTCTGGCAGCACTCCGACAATCATTTCCGGACGTGGCGCTTATGGCAGACGCCAACTCTGCCTATACGCTGGCAGATACTGCGCTTTTGAAGCGGCTTGACGATTTCGGCCTCATGATGATCGAGCAGCCGCTCGCTTCTGATGACATCATCGATCACGCACTTTTGCAAAAGGAGCTGAAGACGCCGATTTGCCTCGACGAAAGTATCCATTCCTTGGAAGATGCACGCAAGGCGGTGGAACTCGGCAGCACCAAGATCATCAATATTAAAATCGGCCGTGTCGGCGGTTTGACAGAAGCGAGAAAAATTCATGATTACTGCATGGAAAAGGGAATTCCCGTCTGGTGCGGCGGCATGCTGGAAGCAGGGATTGGCCGTGCGCACAACATCGCCCTGACCTCCTTGCCGAACTTCATTCTTCCGGGTGATACGGCTGCTTCTGCCCGTTATTGGGATAAAGATATCATTCAGCCGGAGGTTGTCATGGAAGATGGCTATATCACCGTGCCGGATGGTCCCGGCATTGGCTATGAGCCGGATTTGGAAAGTATCGACCGTTTCATGACCGATATGTGGACATTCCGGAGAGGGGAATAG
- a CDS encoding branched-chain amino acid aminotransferase: MSDLQLTIELTKHPKEKPAADQLAFGTVFTDHLFTMDYTAGKGWHDAKIKPYEPISLDPAAIVFHYGQTVFEGLKAYVTDDQEVVLFRPEENMKRLNRSNDRLCMPQIDEEFALYALKELIRVDKDWIPNKEGTSLYIRPFIFATQPYLGVAPSATYTFMIILSPVGAYYKEGMNPVKIAVESEFVRAVAGGTGSAKTAGNYAGAMKAQEIAEANGYSQVLWLDGKERHYIEEVGAMNVFFKINGEIVTPSLNGSILEGVTRKSVIELLRHWDIPVSERKISMEELHAASQAGTLEEAFGSGTAAVISPIGELFWKGEKMTIHNGEIGPLSKRIYDTITGIQTGKLEDPFGWRVNVSV; this comes from the coding sequence ATGAGCGATTTACAATTGACGATCGAACTGACCAAACATCCGAAAGAGAAGCCGGCAGCTGACCAACTTGCATTCGGCACCGTCTTTACCGATCATCTGTTTACTATGGATTACACAGCAGGCAAAGGGTGGCATGATGCGAAAATTAAACCGTATGAACCGATCAGCCTGGACCCGGCAGCCATCGTGTTTCATTATGGACAAACTGTATTCGAAGGGTTGAAAGCCTATGTGACAGATGATCAGGAAGTTGTCCTATTCAGGCCGGAAGAGAATATGAAACGTCTCAACCGATCCAATGACAGACTTTGCATGCCTCAAATTGACGAGGAATTTGCCCTTTATGCACTAAAAGAGCTGATTCGAGTCGATAAGGACTGGATTCCGAATAAGGAAGGCACTTCATTATACATACGACCATTTATTTTTGCTACGCAGCCTTATTTAGGCGTGGCACCTTCTGCAACCTATACCTTCATGATCATCCTGTCGCCGGTCGGGGCGTACTATAAAGAAGGGATGAATCCAGTGAAGATTGCGGTCGAATCCGAATTTGTCCGAGCAGTCGCGGGCGGTACAGGCAGCGCCAAAACGGCAGGAAACTATGCCGGTGCTATGAAAGCGCAAGAGATTGCGGAAGCAAACGGCTACTCGCAAGTACTGTGGTTGGATGGAAAAGAGCGCCATTACATCGAGGAAGTCGGGGCAATGAACGTCTTCTTTAAAATTAACGGAGAAATCGTGACACCTTCCTTAAACGGCAGTATTTTGGAAGGTGTCACACGGAAATCCGTCATTGAACTGCTTCGTCACTGGGACATCCCGGTTAGTGAACGAAAAATCTCAATGGAAGAATTGCATGCCGCTTCTCAGGCGGGGACGTTGGAAGAAGCGTTCGGTTCGGGAACAGCCGCTGTCATTTCCCCAATTGGCGAGCTCTTCTGGAAAGGCGAAAAAATGACGATTCACAACGGTGAAATCGGTCCTTTATCGAAACGGATTTATGATACGATTACCGGCATTCAAACGGGTAAACTGGAGGATCCATTCGGTTGGCGAGTAAATGTTTCTGTGTAA
- a CDS encoding VOC family protein, with protein MTQKFVHHVCIQTNTYVETLAFYTKALGFQIVEESLFLPNPICFLQDGRPFRFIESQ; from the coding sequence ATGACCCAAAAATTTGTCCATCATGTATGTATACAAACAAATACATACGTAGAAACCTTAGCATTCTATACAAAAGCATTAGGTTTTCAAATTGTTGAAGAGTCACTGTTTCTTCCGAATCCAATTTGCTTCCTACAGGATGGACGCCCATTCCGCTTTATCGAATCCCAGTAG